The Bernardetia sp. ABR2-2B DNA window TTTTACGTCTCCTTTCGTAAACAAAACATTCAAATCCTTTTCTTTTTCTTCAAAAACAGAAAATTCTTTTTCTCAAAACAAAGCTGTTCAAAACTATTTTCCTGCTTCGTTTTCAAACCCTTTTCTCAACCCACCTTCTAAAGCAGAAATATATCGTTTGATGTGTCTGCCTGATGATTCTTTGGCGTTAGTTGAGCTTTATAATGCTACTGATGGAGCAAACTGGACAAATCCGTGGACGCTTACAGACCCTTGGACGACTTGGGCTGGTGTAGTTTTGAATGCAAATGATAGTTGTGTCTTAGAACTCAATTTGAGTAACAGAAATTTGACAGGAACAATACCTACTTCAATGTTTGGAGGAGAAAAACTTAATCAAATTCAAGCTTTCAATTTGGCTGATAATAATCTAACAGGAGAAATACCAGCAGAGTTTAATACTTTACTTACTTTAGAAGAGTTAAATCTTAGTAACAATAATCTAACAGGAGAAATACCTGCTTCTCTAGCTGACTTGCTTTCTTTGAGGGCTTTGCAAATAGGTTTTAACTCATTAACAGGTAATTTTCCAATAGAATTGACAGATATTGCAACTCTTTCTAATCTTGAAGTAATTACCATTGATTCTAATTTTATTGAAAATGTACCTACCTTTTCAGTTAATCGCCCTATTTTGATAAACATTGCTAATAATAGGCTTAAACTAAATAGTATTGTACCAAACAATAAATCTCAATATACATTTGATTATTCACCACAAGATAGCATAGGAGATTTTAAAATAATTAATGTTCCACAAGGAGGAACTTTTAGAGATACAGTTTCAGTAAATCAAATAAACGGAACAACTACTTATCGTTGGTTTCGTGCAGCAGACTTAGTAAATGAACAAACTGATGATAGTGTTTTGGTAGTTGATAATGCAACTATTGCAGACCACGAAGGTATTTATACAGCCGAAATCACACATACAGGTGCGCCTGATATAACCTTGAATAGAAAACGTTTTTTTGTAAATGTAATTGAATGTCCGTCTAATAATTTGATTACTACACCTGACACGACTATTTGTGAGGGGCAGAACTTGCCTACACTTGTAGGTTCGGAGGCTATTTTGGGAGAGGTTTCGTTCTTTTCTTATCAATGGCAACAGACTTTAAATGGAGATACTACAAGCTGGACAGATGCCAGTAATGGAAATGTACCTAATTATGCTCTAAATAATTTTGGTCTGACACTTTCAGATACAGCCTATTTTAGAAGAATTGTAATTCCTGCGCCAAATCAAGGATGTAGCAATGATACAAGTCTGAAAGTAATGGTTGTTACGTTGCCTAATGTTACTCAAAATACGCTTTTTCCTTCGATTCAAAATGTTTGTTTAGGAGTTGTCCCAACGGATATTTATGGCTCTACTTCCGATTCTTCGGCTACAAGTTTATTGCGTTATCGTTATCAAGTATCTTTAGATTCTGGAATGACTTGGATTGATAGCCTTCAAACTCAAAATTTTGCTTTTACAGATACACTTGCTACGGCTGATACCGTTCAGTTTAGAAGAATTGTTACAGGAGCTTGTGCGCCTGATACTAGTAACGTAATTACGATTAATTCAATTCCTAGAGTTGTGGCAGATTCTATTTTTGAAAGCCAGACAATTTGTATAAATACACAACCAGATACAATTAGAGGAGATATGCCAATAGGAGGAGATAGAGTTTATAAATATATATGGCAAATAGCGACACGATTAGATACAGCAGATTGGTTGAGTGTAGATTCGACACTAAATCGTTTTGTACCACCAGTCGCAAATGATACCTTTTATGTTCGAAGAGTTGTAGAAAGTGCTTGTTTTGCAGATACAAGTAATATTGTAGATATTTTTATTTCTCCTGATTTGGGAAATGATACTTCTGCAATTACAGCTACACGAACACGTATTTGTGTAGGTGATCCAATTGCTGCAATAAATGGCACTGCTCCAGTAGCCCCAACAGGTTTTCGATATTTGTGGGAGGTTTCGTTAGATTCTTCTGTTTGGACAAGTGTAGATTCAGCTCAAAATTATATACCAAGAGATTCTCTTCTTTTTGATACTATTTTTATGCAAGTACCTGATAGCTTTTTAGTTAGGCGTTCGGTAATTGATAGTTGTAGGGCTTACCCAAGCAATGTTGTAAAACTGTTTATGATAAAGCCAATTGATAGTGCAACCAATTTAATTTCTTATGACAGCACAGGTTTTTGTGCAACAGACACTACTTTTAATTGGACAATTGATGTAACAGAGCCAACAGGAGGAACAGGAAATTATACCTATCAATGGCAAATTTCTTTCGATAGTACAAGGTGGGCAGATAGAGATGATTCCGTCCGTATTTCTGCTTTTGATTTAACAGAATCCACTTATTTTAGGCGTTTGGTCATCGATAGTTGTAGTACAGATACGAGTAATGTTGCTTTTATTCCTGTCATTAATTCTTTTGGCTTAAATGAAATTAGTGTTCCTTTTACAGATATTTGTACGACAGATTCTGCTACGATTACAATTTCAGGTACAAATCCAGAAAGTACAGGCGAATACAGTTATTTTTATCAACAATCAAGAGATACGATAGCGTGGTTTAGTAGTTCTACTTTTACGTTCAGTACAGGTACATTTACGCAATCTCAAACTTTCGTGCCTGATACACTTTTTGGAGGTTCAAATTATTTTAGGAGAGTTGTTTTGGGAGGTTGTAAAACAGATACTAGTAACCGAGTTTTTGTAAATGTAGTTTCTGCAATTAGAGATAATTCTATTTCTGAAAATTTTGCTGGACAATCACTTTGTGAAGGAGATACTGCTTGGACAATTGATGCCACCCAACCAACAGGAGGAACTTCTAGGTATAGCTATCAATGGCAAATCTCTTTCGATAGTTTGGCATGGGCAAATAGAGATGACTCTCTCAATATTTCGAATTTTGCTCTCACAGAACCCACTTATTTTAGGCGTTTGGTTATCGATAGTTGTAATACAGATACGAGTAATGTCGTCTTTATTCCTGTCGCAAAACCATTTGGAGTCAATCAAATAAATGCGCCTTTTACAGAAATTTGTATAGGCGATTCCACAACAATTACCCTCACAGGAACAGAACAAGAAAATACAGGAGAATACAAATATTTTTATGAGCAATCAAGAGATACGATTTCGTGGTTTAGCAGCTCCACTTTTACATTCAGTACAGGTAATTTTACTCAAACCCAAACTTTTGTTCCTGATACTTTATTTGGAGGTTCAAATTATTTTAGAAGAGTTATTTTAGGAGGTTGTCAGCCAGATACTAGTAACAGACTTTTAGTTAATGTAGTCTTGAATGCAAGAAATAATTTTCTTTTTGGAGGACAAACTATCTGTCAAGGAGATACAGCTTCGACAATAACAGCTACACAAGCAGTTGCAGGACAAGCAGGAAATATCATTACGCAATGGGAGGTTTCTTTTGATAGTTTAATTTGGGTTCCTACCGAAACAGATACTGTAATAGCTTATGAACCTGTTACACCTCAACGGACAACATACGTTCGAAGGAGTGTCAAGTCTGGAAACTGTCCCCCTGATTATAGTAATGTCATTAAAATAGAAGTCATTCGATTTATAGAAAATAATGAAATATCCACTCCTCAAACAACCGTTTGTGAAGGTTTTGCAGCCGATACGTTGCGAGGTACTTTTCCAACACAAGGAGGAAATGACAGTACAGCATACAGATTTATTTGGCAATCAAGAAAGCTAAATGATTCGACAGCTAACTGGCGAACTGTTGGTGGAGACCAAGATTATTTTACAGGAGCAGTCAATTTTGATACAGAATATCGTCGTCTCGTACGTGTTTCTTGTTTTAATGATACTTCAAATGTTGTTTCTATTAGAATTAACCCTACAATAAAAAATAATATCATTGATGAAGGGTTTGTAGATTGTAGCTTAGATACTTTGAGCAGATTGACTGGAACAGTTCTTTTAGATACACTTAATGACATTGGACAGTTCCGTTATCAATGGCAAAACTCAAGAAATCAAAGAAATTGGACAGATATTGCCAATACAAATACGGCTAGTTATCTTCCTACGCCAATTGATACAACTACATTTTATCGTAGGTTAGTCATCAATGATTGTTTTACAGATAGTAGTAATATTGCTGAAATTACGATTCGTCCTGCTCCAATTTTGGAAATTACGCCAGATACTACGATTAATATCGGATATGAAGTTCAATTATTTGTCAATGGCGCAATAAACTATCTTTGGACACCAGACCCAACACTGACAGGAGATTCTACTTCTACGCCAACAGTAAAACCAACTATTAGCACTATGTACACCGTACGAGCTGAGAATATTTATGGGTGTTTTACTTATGATAGTGTTTTTGTAACTGTAATAGGAACACCGAAAGTAAGAACAGTTGATGTAATTACGCCAGATGGAAACGGACTTAATGACCAACTTTATATCGAAGAGATTGAACGTTATCCAGATAATGAATTAGTAATTATCAATCGTTGGGGGCAAGAAGTATATCGTAAGAAAGGCTACAATAATGATTGGGAAGGAGCAAATGAAACAGGTGGAATCCTTCCAGCAGGAACTTATTTTTATATTATAAAATTTGAGTCTGTCAAAACCATATTGAAAGGTTCTTTTGAAATAATACGATAAGTCAGTTATCAGTAAATAGTAATCAGTTACCAGTTAAATTCCATTCTGAATGGATATTAGATAATCATTTTATGAAACAGTTAGTACATATAAATTTAAAACCTACTTTATTTTTTGTTTTAAACTTCTTTCTGATTTGCTCAATAGGTAGTTTAATTCTAGGAATAAGTAGTTTTTATAATACATCTTTGGCACAGCAAGTTCCCGTTTATAGCCAGTATTTTTCGCACCCTTTTGTACAGAATCCTGCTTGGACAGGGCGTTCTGATTATAGCTCCGTTTTTATGACCTATCGCTCTCAATGGGCAGGCTTTGAAGATGCTCCCAAAACGGTTCTTCTAACAGTAGATTTACCTTTTTATGAGTATCGTTCTGGTTTAGGTTTTTTTGTTCAACAAGATGAAATAAAAAGCACAAGTCGTACGAAAGCAATGGTTTCGTATGGTTATCATGTTTTAGGGCAATATGAAAACAGCTCAAAATTATCTTTTGGGTTAATGGGAGGGCTTGTATATAATCAAATCAATTTTGATGATTGGTATATCAGACATCCGACAGACCCTGTTTTACTCAACAATACGGGAAACTATGTGGGTTTTGAGGTGGGATTTGGCGCAAGTTATACCTTTAAAAAATACTTAGAAATAGGTCTTTCTGTTCCTCAATTATTAAATCCTGCATTTAGTCCTGAAGATGAAACAGACGATAATATTCGCCTTCAGAATCACTTTATGCTTTCTGTTCGTGGAATGATTCCTGCTGGTATGGGAGAGATTCGTCCAATGGCAGTCGTTAGGCAAGTACCAAATGTTCCTATTCAATACGAGGGTGGTTTGCAATATATGTATGATAATACTTTTTGGGTAAGTGGTGCATATCGTAGTAATTTTGCTGTGAATGTAGGTGCAGGTGTAAATTATGGACGTTTTAGCTTTGGATATATTAGAGATTTTCCGATTGGAGATATCGTAGGAGCATTTGGTAGCACCAACGAACTTATGTTAGGATATAAGTTTAATGAGATTCCAACAGCAGATTATGAAGGAAAAAGAGGCTATGGACGTGGACTTATTCGTAAGAAAAAATATCACCCTTCTCGCCCAGGTCCTCTTATGAAAAAATACCCAAAACGACCTAAGAAAAAGAAAAAACCAAAAGCAAAAGGAAAATATCGTAGATTTTAACGATAAAAACGAATTAGACAAAAGAAGTAAAAGCTTCATCAATGAGAATAGAATCTTACTCTCATTGATGAAGCTTTTTTCTGAAATAGAGTATTTTATCAAAACAATAAATCTATTTTTGATTTTCTACTAAAAATACTTTGTATTACCAAAATGAAAGTGTAAATTAGGTTAGGTTTTCGACGAAAGATAAAATTTAAGGATATAAAAACTTAATTTTATGTTTGTTGTTAGCTTTAAAGTTATTCTACAAAGTCATTTAAGAACTATAACTGGGTAAAATTACTACTAACTTTTTCTTAGTTAGGTTTATAAATCTAGTTCTAAAAGGAAAAATAACACAGCTTTTATTGATGTTTTAGTAAAATAACATCAAGTAAGCTTACGTCTGTTAATTCTATTCTTAAATTATTTATACAAAAAAATAAATTATCGAAACAATTCTATCCTATCCGTATAAATCTAGTATTTTTATTCGTTATCTCTTTGAAATAACATTGATGTAAGTTGATAAAAAATCTACACAAACTAAGAAATAAATAGTATAAGGTTTATATAAAATATATATGTATTTATGGAGTCTTCGACACTCAAAGAAAAAAAAGTTATCCAAACAAAATCACCAGTAATTAAAGTAAAAAAGAAAAATTCAAGTAGATTTTCTAGAGGAAGACGATTTGCTCAAAGTAAATGGCGTATGCGTCTTGACCGTCTTTTCTTTAAGTCAAATACTACCGAAGGAAAAGTATTTGATACTGCTTTGTTGTCTCTTATTGTACTTAGTTTGGTTGTTGTGATGATGCAAAGTGTATCTGAAATAGACCAACAATATGGAACTTATCTTTTAGCTATCGAAATGAGTGTTACGCTGCTTTTTGCTATTGAATATGTTCTCAGAGTCGCTACCTCGCACCGTCCAATGCGTTATATTCTAAGTTTTTATGGAATTATTGATTTACTTGCCTTTGTTCCAGCTATTTTTTCTTGGACGTTTGCAGGAAGTAATTTTTTCCTTCTTCTTCGTGTAACTCGTATCATCAGTATTTTTAAGGTATTGGATATGAACCAATACACAGGAGAAGCACAGATTTTGAGTCAGGCATTACGTGCTAGTCGTCATAAAATAACTGTTTTTGTAATTTTTGTAGCTACAAATGTAGTCTTACTTGGGTTTATCATGTTTTTGGTAGAAGGAAGAGAAAATCCAGGGTTTTCAAGTATTCCAAAAAGTATTTATTGGGCAATCGTAACGCTTACAACAGTAGGTTATGGAGATATTGCTCCTCAAAGTGCATTAGGAAGAGCTATTGCAGCCGTCGTTATGGTACTTGGTTATGGCGTTCTTGCTGTTCCGACAGGAATTGTATCAGCCGAAATTGCAACACAAGTAACCCACAAATCAGATGAAGATGAGTTTGAAGAAGAAGAAAAAGAGCTAAAAGAAGAGTTAGAAAAGCAAAAGATACACCTAGCAAAACAAGAAAATAATAAAAAAGAAGCAGAGAGCATAGTTGAAGAGTGTTCGCATTGTGGGGCAGAGCATCATACGGAGTTGGCTAGTTTCTGTTATAAATGTGGAAACGAATTAATTTGATTTTTTTATGCTAAAAAATATAGAGCATTTTTCTGTTTTGAAAAATGCTTTTTTGTTCGAAATAGTGATAACTTAGATATGCATTTTTCCTGTTTTTTTAGTAAATTGTAGATAGACTTTGATAGATTCTAAAAAGATTTAATTCAAGATCAAACTGTAATAATAATGATATAGTGTCTTTTGAAATATCAAAATCAAAAATAGATGGATAGTTTTTATAAAAGTAACGATTTGAAGAAGTTTATAGAGTTGTAAAAAAATCCGTATTTTTGAAGATATAACCAAATGCATATAATATAATAAAATACATAAACCTATTTAACTACCCAACCAATGACACAACAAGAACGACGAGACGAACAACTTTCTCACCAGCATTATGACAAATACACGCAAGAGAATCATGATGTTTGGAAAATTTTATATAAGCGACAAATAGAAGTGCTACCAAATCGTGCTGATGAGGCATATTGTGAGGGGATTGAAGCAACAGGTTTTACACCAAATCAAATACCTAGCTTTGAGGAAGTAAATGAAAAATTGAAAAAAATTACTGGATGGAGCTTAGTAGTAGTTCCTGGGCTTATTGATAATCAACCATTTTTCAATTACCTAAAAAATAAGCAATTTCCTGCTACTACGTGGCTTCGTACAATGGAAGAGTTGGATTATTTGGAAGAGCCAGATATGTTTCATGACGTTTTTGCACATGTTCCTCTTCTTACAAACAAGAACTTCTGTCGTTTCTTAGAAGAACTTAGTCGGATTGCACTAAAGCACATAGGAAATGAAGATTCTATTGAGTTTATTTCTCGTATCTATTGGTACACTGTGGAGTTTGGTCTTATCAATAATAATGGAGATTTAAGAATTTATGGAGCAGGTATTCTTTCTTCAGCAGGTGAATCTGTTTATTCATTAGAGAGTGATATTCCTAAGCGAGTTGCCTATGATGTAAAAGAAATTTTACATACTCCTTATATAAAAGACCGTTTTCAAGAGAAGTATTTTATTATCAATTCTTATAAAGAACTCTTTGATTCTATTCCAGAGATTGAAGAAACATTAGACAGTATGTTAGTCTCATAAGTATAAACCAAACCTATAAAGCTACTAGCTATAGTTTGTATATTCATTAATCACTAAATAACACTAAAAACGAATTAACCATGGAAGATATTCTGCCATTAAAAGGCACAGACCATATAGAATTTTATGTAGGAAATGCAAAACAAGCAGCCTATTATTATCAAGCAGCTTTTGGCTTTGAAGTAGTTGCGTATGCAGGACAAGAAACAGGTGTAAGAGACCGTTCTTCTTATGTTTTGCAGCAAGGAAAAATACGTTTCGTACTTACTTCGCCAATGACTAGCGACTCTCCAATAGCTGAACATATCAAAAAACATGGAGACGGAGTAAAAGTATTAGCTCTTTGGGTAGATGATGCCGAAAAATCTTATTATGATACAATGAGTAGAGGTGCAAAATCTGCTTTAGAACCTACTCGTTTGTCAGACGAACACGGAGAAGTGGTTGTTTCAGGAATCCATACCTATGGAGAAACAATTCATAAATTTATAGAAAGAAGAAATTATAAAGGCGCATTTATGCCAGGGTATAAGCCTAAAGAATCATTCTTTAAAGTAAAATCAACAGGTTTGAAGTTTATAGACCATTGTGTCGGAAATGTAGAGCTTGGTAAAATGAATGAATGGGTAGAGTTTTATGAAAAAGTAATGGGCTTCAATTTGCTCGTAACTTTTGATGATAAAGATATTTCTACTGAATATACAGCCTTGATGTCAAAGGTTGTTTCGAATGGAAACGGTTATGTTAAGTTTCCAATCAATGAACCTGCAGATGGACGTAAGAAATCACAAATTGAAGAATATATTGAATTCTATGAAGGTGCAGGTGTTCAGCATATTGCCATTGCAACAGATGATATTTTAGAGACCATCGAAGAGCTACGTCACCGTGGTGTAGATTTTCTTTATGTTCCAGACAACTATTACGAAGACCTTTTGGATAGAGTTGGAGACATTAAAGAAGATTTAGAAGACCTCAAAAAACTAAATATCTTAGTGGATAGAGATGATGAAGGATACTTACTTCAAATCTTTACCAAACCAACGGGCGACCGTCCGACTGTTTTCTTTGAGATTATCCAACGCCAAGGTGCAAAATCGTTTGGAAAAGGAAACTTTAAAGCCCTTTTTGAAGCTATCGAAAGAGAACAAGAATTGAGAGGTAATTTGTAATTATACAATGACTTTAACACTTTAACTAAAAAGCTCATAATTTATATTATGGGCTTTTTTTGTACCATTGAAGTGGGTTTTGTTACAGTATTTAATTTTACATGTTAGTACAGTGTACTATTTTGTGAAAATATATACAAAAAAATTTGTGTCATAGAAAAAATCTACTATATTTGTGCATTCATTGTATGGTACAATACTAATACAAAAAATAAAGGAGTATTCCGAAAATCCTTTTTAATAGAGTAGGAAAAACATATCAATTTTACTTTTCATAATTATGAAAACGAACAAAAAATTAAAACTTAACACTAAGAAAGTAGTTATTCTTTCTGACGAGCAGCAAGATTCTGTACAAGGTGGTACATTTAATACTCGTAATGCTGACTGTGTTCCTTATACCACATTATGTCCATCAAACTTAGGAGCATGTCATACACAACCTGTGGCTCCTTGGTCATGTATATAATATAATTTAATCAAGATTTCCTACAGTAACTAAAAATAGTATTAAATATTTTATTTTTTTAGATAAAAACTATTAAAGTTACAATTAGGTGCATTTAGGAGAACTCTAAAAATCCTTTTAAAAAGAGTAGGAAAATTATCAATCTTATAATTTCATATTAATAATGAAAACGAACAAAAAATTAAAACTTAACACTAAAAAAGTAGTCATCTTATCTGATGAGCAGCAAAGTAACTTAGAAGGAGGGCGCATGAAAGTATATACTGAAAAGCGTATCTATTCTTGTAGGCTTTGTAGTGAAAGAAATCAATGTCCTTTTACTGAACTACCTTGTTAAGTTAGCTATCTTACTTAACATAGTATTATTTTTTGAAAAATAGTAACTTTGCCTAATAAATAATAAAGTAATTTAGAAGGGCATATGAGAATAATTAATAAAAAGTGTGTTTATTTTTTTTAGTAAAAGAAATAAATACCTTTTTGAAGTTTAATTTGAACGCTCAACTTATCTTTCTTAAAACGGAATTTCTAAGCTGAAATTCCGTT harbors:
- a CDS encoding gliding motility-associated C-terminal domain-containing protein, with the translated sequence MTSIQILKQFFTKNLLLKKKFPNLNTVWQILFLSLFIAAITAFTSPFVNKTFKSFSFSSKTENSFSQNKAVQNYFPASFSNPFLNPPSKAEIYRLMCLPDDSLALVELYNATDGANWTNPWTLTDPWTTWAGVVLNANDSCVLELNLSNRNLTGTIPTSMFGGEKLNQIQAFNLADNNLTGEIPAEFNTLLTLEELNLSNNNLTGEIPASLADLLSLRALQIGFNSLTGNFPIELTDIATLSNLEVITIDSNFIENVPTFSVNRPILINIANNRLKLNSIVPNNKSQYTFDYSPQDSIGDFKIINVPQGGTFRDTVSVNQINGTTTYRWFRAADLVNEQTDDSVLVVDNATIADHEGIYTAEITHTGAPDITLNRKRFFVNVIECPSNNLITTPDTTICEGQNLPTLVGSEAILGEVSFFSYQWQQTLNGDTTSWTDASNGNVPNYALNNFGLTLSDTAYFRRIVIPAPNQGCSNDTSLKVMVVTLPNVTQNTLFPSIQNVCLGVVPTDIYGSTSDSSATSLLRYRYQVSLDSGMTWIDSLQTQNFAFTDTLATADTVQFRRIVTGACAPDTSNVITINSIPRVVADSIFESQTICINTQPDTIRGDMPIGGDRVYKYIWQIATRLDTADWLSVDSTLNRFVPPVANDTFYVRRVVESACFADTSNIVDIFISPDLGNDTSAITATRTRICVGDPIAAINGTAPVAPTGFRYLWEVSLDSSVWTSVDSAQNYIPRDSLLFDTIFMQVPDSFLVRRSVIDSCRAYPSNVVKLFMIKPIDSATNLISYDSTGFCATDTTFNWTIDVTEPTGGTGNYTYQWQISFDSTRWADRDDSVRISAFDLTESTYFRRLVIDSCSTDTSNVAFIPVINSFGLNEISVPFTDICTTDSATITISGTNPESTGEYSYFYQQSRDTIAWFSSSTFTFSTGTFTQSQTFVPDTLFGGSNYFRRVVLGGCKTDTSNRVFVNVVSAIRDNSISENFAGQSLCEGDTAWTIDATQPTGGTSRYSYQWQISFDSLAWANRDDSLNISNFALTEPTYFRRLVIDSCNTDTSNVVFIPVAKPFGVNQINAPFTEICIGDSTTITLTGTEQENTGEYKYFYEQSRDTISWFSSSTFTFSTGNFTQTQTFVPDTLFGGSNYFRRVILGGCQPDTSNRLLVNVVLNARNNFLFGGQTICQGDTASTITATQAVAGQAGNIITQWEVSFDSLIWVPTETDTVIAYEPVTPQRTTYVRRSVKSGNCPPDYSNVIKIEVIRFIENNEISTPQTTVCEGFAADTLRGTFPTQGGNDSTAYRFIWQSRKLNDSTANWRTVGGDQDYFTGAVNFDTEYRRLVRVSCFNDTSNVVSIRINPTIKNNIIDEGFVDCSLDTLSRLTGTVLLDTLNDIGQFRYQWQNSRNQRNWTDIANTNTASYLPTPIDTTTFYRRLVINDCFTDSSNIAEITIRPAPILEITPDTTINIGYEVQLFVNGAINYLWTPDPTLTGDSTSTPTVKPTISTMYTVRAENIYGCFTYDSVFVTVIGTPKVRTVDVITPDGNGLNDQLYIEEIERYPDNELVIINRWGQEVYRKKGYNNDWEGANETGGILPAGTYFYIIKFESVKTILKGSFEIIR
- a CDS encoding PorP/SprF family type IX secretion system membrane protein, which codes for MKQLVHINLKPTLFFVLNFFLICSIGSLILGISSFYNTSLAQQVPVYSQYFSHPFVQNPAWTGRSDYSSVFMTYRSQWAGFEDAPKTVLLTVDLPFYEYRSGLGFFVQQDEIKSTSRTKAMVSYGYHVLGQYENSSKLSFGLMGGLVYNQINFDDWYIRHPTDPVLLNNTGNYVGFEVGFGASYTFKKYLEIGLSVPQLLNPAFSPEDETDDNIRLQNHFMLSVRGMIPAGMGEIRPMAVVRQVPNVPIQYEGGLQYMYDNTFWVSGAYRSNFAVNVGAGVNYGRFSFGYIRDFPIGDIVGAFGSTNELMLGYKFNEIPTADYEGKRGYGRGLIRKKKYHPSRPGPLMKKYPKRPKKKKKPKAKGKYRRF
- the hppD gene encoding 4-hydroxyphenylpyruvate dioxygenase; the protein is MEDILPLKGTDHIEFYVGNAKQAAYYYQAAFGFEVVAYAGQETGVRDRSSYVLQQGKIRFVLTSPMTSDSPIAEHIKKHGDGVKVLALWVDDAEKSYYDTMSRGAKSALEPTRLSDEHGEVVVSGIHTYGETIHKFIERRNYKGAFMPGYKPKESFFKVKSTGLKFIDHCVGNVELGKMNEWVEFYEKVMGFNLLVTFDDKDISTEYTALMSKVVSNGNGYVKFPINEPADGRKKSQIEEYIEFYEGAGVQHIAIATDDILETIEELRHRGVDFLYVPDNYYEDLLDRVGDIKEDLEDLKKLNILVDRDDEGYLLQIFTKPTGDRPTVFFEIIQRQGAKSFGKGNFKALFEAIEREQELRGNL
- the phhA gene encoding phenylalanine 4-monooxygenase, whose product is MTQQERRDEQLSHQHYDKYTQENHDVWKILYKRQIEVLPNRADEAYCEGIEATGFTPNQIPSFEEVNEKLKKITGWSLVVVPGLIDNQPFFNYLKNKQFPATTWLRTMEELDYLEEPDMFHDVFAHVPLLTNKNFCRFLEELSRIALKHIGNEDSIEFISRIYWYTVEFGLINNNGDLRIYGAGILSSAGESVYSLESDIPKRVAYDVKEILHTPYIKDRFQEKYFIINSYKELFDSIPEIEETLDSMLVS
- a CDS encoding ion transporter gives rise to the protein MESSTLKEKKVIQTKSPVIKVKKKNSSRFSRGRRFAQSKWRMRLDRLFFKSNTTEGKVFDTALLSLIVLSLVVVMMQSVSEIDQQYGTYLLAIEMSVTLLFAIEYVLRVATSHRPMRYILSFYGIIDLLAFVPAIFSWTFAGSNFFLLLRVTRIISIFKVLDMNQYTGEAQILSQALRASRHKITVFVIFVATNVVLLGFIMFLVEGRENPGFSSIPKSIYWAIVTLTTVGYGDIAPQSALGRAIAAVVMVLGYGVLAVPTGIVSAEIATQVTHKSDEDEFEEEEKELKEELEKQKIHLAKQENNKKEAESIVEECSHCGAEHHTELASFCYKCGNELI